The following coding sequences lie in one Heyndrickxia oleronia genomic window:
- a CDS encoding ABC transporter ATP-binding protein gives MSYLLKTNHLSKVFHGKEIISDVNLHVKQGEIYGFIGPNGAGKTTIMKMITNLIKPTSGEIEMFGEKLTDTSYEILKRLGTIIEYPIFYEKLTAVENLELHCEYMGYHNKKAIVDALELVGLKNINHKPVKEFSLGMKQRLGIARAISTKPELLILDEPINGLDPIGIKELRDLFKMLSKEYGMTIFVSSHILGEMEQMVDTIGVINHGKLLEEISLDSINGRHTEYIEVVVDNSNLASFILEEKVGIKNFKVLNHGLIRIYDSNVTQKEISKSLVLNDISVESINKKSHSLEEYFLKLINGGGIHA, from the coding sequence ATGTCCTATCTTTTAAAAACGAATCATTTATCAAAAGTATTTCATGGAAAGGAAATCATTTCTGATGTGAATTTACATGTAAAGCAAGGAGAAATTTATGGATTTATTGGCCCCAATGGTGCAGGAAAAACAACGATTATGAAAATGATCACCAACTTAATTAAACCGACTAGTGGTGAAATTGAAATGTTTGGCGAAAAATTAACAGATACATCCTATGAGATTTTAAAACGACTAGGAACAATTATTGAGTACCCCATTTTTTATGAAAAATTAACCGCTGTTGAGAATCTGGAGCTCCATTGTGAATACATGGGCTATCATAATAAGAAGGCAATAGTAGATGCACTAGAACTAGTAGGCTTGAAGAATATTAATCATAAGCCAGTAAAGGAGTTTTCCCTTGGAATGAAACAAAGGCTTGGTATTGCCCGAGCCATCTCAACAAAACCGGAACTACTCATTTTAGATGAACCAATTAATGGTCTTGATCCTATTGGTATCAAGGAGTTAAGAGATTTATTTAAAATGCTTTCTAAGGAATATGGTATGACCATCTTTGTTTCCAGTCATATTTTAGGCGAGATGGAACAAATGGTGGATACCATCGGAGTCATTAATCATGGTAAATTACTTGAGGAAATCTCACTAGATAGCATTAACGGGAGACATACTGAATATATCGAAGTTGTCGTGGATAACAGCAATCTGGCCTCCTTTATTTTAGAGGAAAAGGTAGGGATAAAAAATTTCAAGGTTTTAAATCATGGTCTAATACGAATCTATGATTCTAATGTTACTCAAAAAGAAATATCTAAATCACTAGTGTTAAACGATATATCAGTTGAATCCATTAATAAGAAAAGCCATTCATTAGAAGAGTATTTCTTAAAATTGATTAATGGTGGTGGAATTCATGCTTAA